One region of Eupeodes corollae chromosome 1, idEupCoro1.1, whole genome shotgun sequence genomic DNA includes:
- the LOC129947002 gene encoding uncharacterized protein LOC129947002 translates to MSGANDRSEVIQIKEETTNLLLSAGFHLRKWASNDPTIIANVPEEDKESFIVLGDSEVIKALGMGWDPKEDTFRFSYIESPNHKSNKRSILSQISQFYDPLGLMNPFIVKAKIFMQTLWKLKLHWDESLPEDLHTQWLEYRNHLIDINQIKIPRYVSTCNINTQIHGFSDASTKAYGACVYLRTIDEDGVVSSNLVCAKSRVAPIAETTIPRLELCAALLLVELLDRVISILGQQIQTYCWTDSTIVLAWLASEPCRWTTFVSNRVAKIPNFPHFTWNYIPTSDNPADLVSRGVFPHELIGNKFWFQGPNLLRLSEQDWPKLHNKPEEEEITEQRKQNIVLVAHRTFDIILNCKYYNNFSKLIRIFCYVRRHINNRVFKKTKPKISGPITALEFDETLRCLLCTIQHNTFAEEINNLKKGKPLKSSIQQLSPFIKNGLVRVGGRISNSTLPYDAMHPILLPKSHPFIYTLIRHHHYINKHAGPQTLHNILRQRFWILDVKSTVRGVVHRCYMCYRNKPVLAQQIMGNLPCERVTPSRPFSITGLDYCGPLYVSHRIRGRAPYKTYLAIFVCFSTKAVHLELVSDLSTSSFILALKRFIARRGKCMKIYSDNATNFTGAHRELRELHTLFMSEQHNEIIRQECLQDGIEWSFIPPRSPNFGGLWEAAVKVAKHHLRRIIGQAVLSFEEMTTVCCQIEAVMNSRPLTPMSSNPNDLTALTPGHFLVGSPLTSIAEPCIEACNISNLKRYQFLQWIQQNFWRRWSHDYLQQLQLRKQWNSAQPNIHINELVLLKEDNTPPLKWPMGRIVEIYTGDDGNIRVANVKTATGIYKRAISKLCPIPIELDPENTSKGT, encoded by the coding sequence ATGTCAGGTGCCAATGATCGTAGTGAGGTCATTCAAATCAAAGAAGAGACGACCAACTTGCTTTTGAGTGCAGGCTTTCACCTTCGCAAATGGGCATCTAATGATCCCACCATCATAGCAAACGTTCCGGAAGAAGACAAGGAATCATTCATTGTTCTAGGAGACAGTGAAGTCATCAAAGCTCTTGGAATGGGATGGGATCCAAAGGAAGACACTTTTCGTTTCAGCTACATCGAGTCTCCAAATCACAAATCTAACAAGCGTAGTATTTTGTCGCAAATTTCACAGTTCTATGATCCACTTGGCCTTATGAATCCCTTCATCGTGAAAGCAAAGATCTTCATGCAAACACTTTGGAAGCTCAAACTACATTGGGATGAGAGTCTCCCAGAAGATCTTCACACTCAATGGTTGGAATATCGGAATCACCTCATTgacataaatcaaataaaaatcccTCGGTATGTATCAACTTGCAATATAAACACACAAATTCATGGCTTTTCAGATGCTAGTACCAAGGCCTATGGAGCTTGCGTGTACCTCAGAACAATAGACGAAGATGGAGTTGTATCGTCGAACTTGGTTTGTGCAAAATCAAGAGTGGCACCGATTGCAGAGACAACAATTCCCAGACTCGAACTTTGTGCAGCACTGCTGCTGGTGGAACTTCTGGACAGAGTCATAAGCATTCTTGGACAGCAAATACAGACCTACTGCTGGACTGATTCAACGATCGTTCTAGCTTGGCTAGCATCTGAACCATGTCGATGGACCACCTTCGTGAGCAATCGAGTcgcaaaaattccaaattttccACACTTCACATGGAATTACATTCCAACTTCGGACAATCCTGCGGATCTGGTTTCTCGAGGAGTGTTCCCACACGAACTCATTGGCAACAAATTTTGGTTTCAGGGTCCTAACCTTTTGCGACTATCCGAACAAGATTGGCCCAAACTTCACAACAAACCCGAGGAAGAAGAGATTACTGAACAGCGGAAACAAAATATAGTTCTTGTTGCACATCGCACCTTTGACatcattttaaattgcaaatattataacaatttttccaaattaattcGTATATTTTGTTATGTTCGCAGGCACATTAACAACCGTGTCTTCAAAAAAACCAAGCCCAAAATTAGTGGACCCATAACAGCATTAGAATTTGACGAAACTCTCAGGTGCCTACTCTGCACGATTCAACACAACACTTTCGCCGAGGAAATCAATAACCTTAAAAAAGGAAAGCCTCTTAAATCAAGTATACAACAACTTTCACCATTCATCAAAAATGGACTTGTCCGAGTTGGAGGACGAATATCAAACTCAACACTACCATATGATGCAATGCACCCAATTTTGCTGCCAAAATCGCATCCATTCATTTACACCCTCATTCGTCATCATCACTATATCAACAAACATGCTGGGCCTCAAACATTGCATAATATCTTGAGACAAAGATTTTGGATTTTGGATGTAAAAAGCACCGTACGAGGAGTAGTTCACCGATGTTACATGTGCTATCGCAATAAGCCTGTTCTAGCGCAACAAATAATGGGCAACCTCCCGTGTGAAAGAGTAACACCTTCTCGACCCTTTAGCATAACAGGACTTGATTACTGTGGACCACTATATGTTTCGCATCGCATTCGAGGACGTGCACCCTACAAAACCTATTTGGCAATTTTCGTGTGCTTCAGTACTAAGGCCGTCCATTTGGAATTAGTATCTGACCTTTCAACATCTTCGTTCATTTTGGCACTCAAGCGGTTTATTGCGCGCAGGGGTAAGTGCATGAAGATATATTCAGACAATGCTACTAATTTTACAGGAGCACATCGGGAACTTAGAGAGTTGCATACATTGTTCATGTCCGAGCAGCACAACGAAATCATTCGTCAAGAGTGTCTTCAAGATGGAATTGAATGGAGTTTTATTCCACCACGCTCCCCCAACTTTGGAGGCCTCTGGGAGGCAGCTGTGAAGGTCGCCAAGCACCATCTTCGACGAATTATTGGTCAAGCGGTGCTGTCATTTGAAGAGATGACAACAGTTTGCTGCCAAATTGAGGCAGTTATGAACAGCAGGCCTCTCACTCCAATGTCCAGTAATCCTAACGACTTGACAGCCCTCACACCAGGACATTTTCTAGTTGGGTCACCACTTACCAGTATTGCAGAACCTTGCATTGAAGCTTGCAACATTAGCAACCTGAAACGATACCAATTTCTTCAATGGATCCAACAAAACTTCTGGCGACGATGGTCACATGACTACCTTCAACAACTTCAACTTCGAAAACAATGGAATTCTGCACAACCTAACATTCACATTAACGAGCTAGTTCTTTTAAAGGAAGATAACACACCACCTCTCAAATGGCCAATGGGACGAATCGTTGAAATCTACACAGGAGACGATGGGAACATACGTGTGGCTAACGTCAAAACAGCCACAGGTATCTATAAACGTGCGATATCCAAATTGTGTCCAATACCAATCGAACTCGATCCTGAAAATACAAGCAAAGGTACATAA